A stretch of Xenopus laevis strain J_2021 chromosome 8S, Xenopus_laevis_v10.1, whole genome shotgun sequence DNA encodes these proteins:
- the LOC121397688 gene encoding myb-related transcription factor, partner of profilin-like, with protein sequence MGRRFTSEENAALVDEVIVQWDVLFGCRSHCINAARRKKIWQLVTDKVNAVGAVHRDRNTVYKRFSDLKRWMRAKFAARRAKAQKTGGGRLPSLRLQPHERRLLDIMGREVCEGLEGSHDTDWRTPPRTVPQPTDSDQDQDLDPQQPQEEGEAAESPRAPQAQEHRAPRGAQSPAVLPVVPPRRDAAEAGAAAPAAAPIGGPPQEQPQRLGERRGQYVGLMQILIQQQRRHSLWMRRWFAHMHAAFRDGMQSMEQTLQRSIQDLVVAIRELAHQPRGSAEGPVPGPAAAPPPPPASPQQRRGRGRGRGQGPVRGDKRKRP encoded by the exons ATGGGGCGAAGATTTACCAGTGAAGAAAATGCAGCACTGGTTGATGAAGTGATCGTGCAATGGGATGTGTTATTTGGATGTCGATCCCATTGCATCAATGCTGCCAGACGCAAAAAAATCTGGCAGCTGGTAACGGACAAAGTTAACGCTGTAGGCGCTGTACACAGAGATCGTAACACTGTGTACaagcgcttcagtgacctgaagcgtTGGATGCGGGCGAAGTTTGCTGCCAGGAGAGCAAAGGCCCAGAAGACCGGCGGGGGCAGATTACCATCTTTGAGGCTCCAGCCTCATGAACGCCGGCTTCTGGACATTATGGGCAGAGAGGTCTGTGAAGGTTTAGAAGGCTCAcatgacacagactggagaa CACCACCGCGGACAGTGCCACAACCCACGGACAGTGACCAGGACCAGGACCTTGATCCTCAGCAgccccaggaagagggtgaggctgCAGAGAGCCCTAGAGCCCCAcaagctcaag aacatCGAGCTCCCCGGGGTGCCCAGTCGCCAGCCGTGCtacctgtggtgccccccagac gTGATGCTGCTGAAGCAGGTGCTGCAGCTCCTGCTGCTGCACCAATTGGGGGACCACCACAGGAGCAACCACAGCGACTGGGTGAGAGACGTGGGCAGTATGTGGGGCTTATGCAAATTCTCATCCAACAGCAACGCCGCCACAGTCTCTGGATGCGAAGATGGTTTGCTCACATGCATGCCGCCTTCCGTGATGGTATGCAGAGCATGGAGCAAACCCTCCAAAGAAGCATCCAGGACCTGGTGGTGGCTATTCGAGAACTGGCTCACCAACCACGGGGTTCTGCTGAGGGTCCAGTCCCTGGtcctgctgctgctccccctccaccccctgcaTCTCCTCAGCAGCGCAGAGGAAGGGGGCGTGGAAGGGGACAAGGTCCTGTCCGAGGGGATAAGCGCAAACgtccctag